A genomic stretch from Algoriphagus halophilus includes:
- the uxuA gene encoding mannonate dehydratase gives MAYKMEQTMRWYGPNDPVSLQDILQSGASGIVTALHHIPNGEVWTIEEIQKRKDIIEKAGLTWSVVESVPVHELIKTRTGNFKELIENYKQSIRNLAKVGIHTVCYNFMPILDWTRTDLFHTLPNGAKALLFEKKAVQAFDLFILKREGADAEYSPEETQEIKAYYDALSPEKHQLIIDNILKGLPGSEIGYTLEEFKAMLETYSGIDAPKLAEHLKLFLDEIVPVAEENKVYLAIHPDDPPFPLFGLPRVVSVAADARRLITDQPSPYNGFTFCTGSYGVRADNDLPAMVAEFGDHIHFIHLRSTRRKENGDFFEDNHLDGNVPMVAVIDEILKVQEKRGKSLPMRPDHGHQMLDDLNKKTNAGYSAIGRLKGLAEIRGVEAALLYSKSK, from the coding sequence ATGGCCTATAAAATGGAGCAAACCATGCGTTGGTATGGCCCAAATGACCCTGTAAGTCTTCAAGATATCCTCCAATCGGGAGCGTCTGGAATTGTCACTGCCTTGCATCATATTCCCAATGGCGAAGTTTGGACCATTGAGGAGATTCAAAAAAGAAAAGACATTATTGAAAAAGCAGGATTAACCTGGTCAGTAGTAGAATCCGTTCCAGTTCATGAGTTAATCAAAACCAGGACAGGGAATTTTAAAGAGCTCATTGAAAACTATAAGCAAAGTATTCGAAACCTTGCTAAAGTAGGAATTCATACGGTATGTTATAACTTCATGCCTATTCTGGATTGGACCAGAACTGACTTATTCCATACCCTTCCCAATGGGGCGAAGGCTTTATTGTTTGAGAAAAAAGCGGTTCAGGCATTTGACTTGTTCATTCTGAAAAGAGAAGGTGCAGATGCTGAATATTCCCCAGAGGAAACCCAAGAGATCAAAGCATATTATGATGCCTTGAGTCCTGAAAAGCACCAATTGATCATCGACAATATATTAAAAGGACTTCCAGGTTCAGAGATCGGCTATACGCTCGAAGAATTCAAGGCGATGTTGGAAACCTATTCCGGAATTGATGCTCCAAAATTAGCCGAACACCTCAAGTTATTCTTGGATGAAATTGTGCCGGTGGCTGAAGAAAATAAAGTCTATTTGGCAATTCACCCGGATGATCCCCCATTCCCTCTTTTTGGACTTCCTAGAGTGGTGTCTGTCGCTGCAGATGCTAGAAGATTGATCACAGACCAGCCAAGCCCTTACAATGGTTTTACCTTTTGTACCGGTTCTTATGGAGTGAGAGCGGACAATGACCTTCCAGCAATGGTCGCTGAATTCGGGGATCATATCCATTTTATTCATTTGAGAAGTACCAGAAGAAAAGAAAATGGGGATTTCTTTGAGGATAATCATTTGGACGGAAACGTTCCAATGGTGGCAGTTATAGATGAAATCCTTAAGGTTCAGGAAAAAAGAGGAAAATCCCTTCCGATGAGACCTGACCACGGACATCAAATGTTGGATGATTTGAATAAAAAGACCAACGCAGGTTATTCTGCCATCGGAAGACTCAAAGGTCTGGCAGAAATCAGAGGAGTAGAAGCTGCACTACTTTACAGCAAATCAAAATGA
- a CDS encoding SusC/RagA family TonB-linked outer membrane protein: MKPKFYTYLMVVLLLLSGVTHTFAQQAQVTGTVLDETGFPLPGVTILVKGTTRGATTDLDGKYSIEASSNETLVFSFIGYTPTEVVVGNQSVIDVTLDPDLADLEEVVVVGYGTAKKSQLTGAISSVGSKEIQELPITDARQALQGRAAGVDVTQPGSKPGSAPQVRIRGRRSFNASNEPLYVIDGIPVVGGLNDINPQDITSMEVLKDASATAIYGSRGSNGVVLITTKRGNKGKTIVSVDSYYGVNKELGRIDVFNGPEFAEYKRESRRASGEYPDGPATPQADESLFEPVELEGIALGRSTDYVGGLLRNGAIQSHQVGVSGGSDKTTFFVSANYFNDKGVIKNQDYTRYTFRANIDHSINKKIKFGTSTLVSFSERNGENFNPLGGALAENPLGKPFDDEGNIIFLPTSDGLRTNPFAEIVPGAQQDLTKNYRIFNSIFANYEIIPGLNYRLVFGPDITISRAGRFTGSQTNARRGGDATGSVNDEFTFNYTLENILTYTKSFNEKHNLNITALQSIQKDRYEQTTVSVQGIPAESQLFHRLGDASLITGANTNLREWALMSFMGRVNYDFKNKYLLTATLRADGSSRFGENNKFGYFPSVALGWNIHSESFMQNSSTVDQLKFRVSYGSIGNQAINPYQTQALLGRTSYAYDNTAAYGYRPNTIGNPDLRWESSTTFNLGLDFALWKSRVFGSLEYYITNTSDLLAPQPLPNSTGFGGFTTNIGETQNRGLELTLSTLNIEKGDFMWSTDFIFNRNREEIISLPNGDDISAGRFIGQPLTIFYDWNKIGIWQTSETDLATSFGDKPGEIKIEDFNGDGKINADDRQFLGSVVPDFALGMTNRFTYKGFDLSFFLYGRFGFMIRSQFHTSNNSLAGRYNNLDIDYWTPNNPTNEFPRPNVNQESAKYASSMQYFDGSFIKVRNINFGYNFTPEMVSKIGFQSLRIYTSIQQPFIFAEYRSKYKGIDPEVFMDGEQGVAAGTVNSNVSPAVTSFTFGINAKF, encoded by the coding sequence ATGAAGCCTAAATTTTACACTTACCTAATGGTAGTGCTGCTTTTGCTCTCGGGTGTAACACACACTTTTGCGCAACAAGCTCAAGTAACAGGTACCGTCCTTGATGAGACTGGTTTTCCCTTACCGGGAGTTACCATCTTGGTGAAAGGTACTACGAGAGGTGCAACCACCGACTTAGATGGAAAGTATTCTATCGAAGCATCTAGTAACGAAACCTTGGTTTTTTCCTTTATAGGATACACTCCAACGGAAGTAGTCGTAGGAAACCAGTCAGTAATCGATGTCACACTGGATCCGGATCTAGCAGATTTGGAAGAAGTGGTAGTCGTTGGTTACGGTACTGCCAAGAAAAGTCAATTGACAGGTGCGATTTCATCCGTGGGATCCAAAGAGATCCAGGAATTACCGATTACAGACGCGAGACAAGCTTTACAAGGGAGAGCTGCAGGTGTGGATGTAACACAACCAGGATCTAAGCCCGGATCAGCCCCACAGGTTAGAATCAGAGGTAGAAGATCCTTCAACGCCTCCAATGAACCATTGTATGTGATTGATGGAATTCCGGTTGTGGGTGGATTGAATGATATCAACCCTCAGGACATTACTTCAATGGAAGTTTTAAAAGATGCATCTGCAACAGCTATTTATGGTTCTAGGGGATCAAATGGGGTTGTTTTGATCACCACAAAAAGAGGGAATAAAGGCAAAACAATCGTTTCCGTTGATTCCTATTACGGTGTAAACAAAGAATTGGGAAGAATCGATGTATTCAATGGACCTGAATTCGCAGAATATAAAAGAGAATCCAGAAGAGCCAGTGGTGAATATCCTGATGGACCTGCCACTCCCCAGGCAGATGAGTCCTTGTTTGAACCTGTAGAATTAGAAGGTATTGCTTTAGGAAGAAGTACTGATTATGTAGGAGGTTTGTTACGAAATGGCGCGATTCAAAGTCATCAAGTTGGTGTAAGTGGCGGTTCTGATAAAACCACCTTCTTCGTATCTGCCAACTACTTTAATGATAAAGGTGTCATTAAAAATCAAGATTATACCCGATATACATTCAGAGCAAATATTGACCACTCCATCAATAAGAAAATCAAATTTGGTACCTCAACCTTGGTTTCCTTTAGTGAAAGAAATGGAGAAAACTTCAACCCACTAGGTGGTGCTTTGGCAGAAAACCCATTGGGTAAACCTTTTGATGACGAAGGAAACATCATCTTCTTACCTACTTCGGATGGTTTAAGAACCAACCCATTCGCTGAAATTGTACCGGGAGCTCAACAAGATTTGACCAAAAATTACAGAATCTTCAATAGTATCTTCGCCAATTATGAAATCATTCCTGGCTTGAATTACCGATTGGTATTTGGTCCAGATATCACCATTAGTAGAGCTGGAAGATTCACTGGATCCCAAACAAATGCAAGACGTGGTGGTGATGCTACTGGTAGCGTAAATGATGAATTCACATTCAACTATACGTTGGAGAACATCCTTACCTATACCAAGAGCTTTAATGAAAAACACAACTTGAATATTACTGCACTACAGTCTATTCAGAAAGACCGTTATGAGCAAACTACGGTAAGTGTTCAAGGTATTCCTGCAGAATCTCAATTATTCCATAGACTTGGGGACGCCTCTTTAATTACAGGTGCGAATACCAACTTGAGAGAATGGGCTCTCATGTCCTTCATGGGAAGGGTAAATTACGATTTCAAAAACAAGTACCTTTTGACCGCGACGTTGAGAGCGGATGGTAGCTCTAGATTTGGTGAAAACAACAAGTTCGGTTATTTCCCTTCTGTTGCTTTGGGTTGGAATATCCACTCAGAAAGCTTTATGCAGAATTCTTCCACTGTGGATCAGTTGAAGTTTAGAGTATCTTATGGATCCATCGGTAACCAGGCGATCAACCCATATCAAACCCAGGCATTATTAGGTAGAACTTCCTATGCTTATGACAACACAGCGGCATATGGATACAGACCAAATACGATCGGTAATCCAGACTTGAGATGGGAATCTTCTACCACCTTCAACCTAGGTTTGGATTTCGCACTTTGGAAAAGTAGGGTGTTTGGTTCGTTGGAATATTACATTACCAATACTTCTGACTTGCTAGCTCCACAACCACTTCCAAATTCCACTGGATTCGGAGGATTTACCACAAACATTGGTGAAACTCAAAACCGAGGTCTAGAATTAACCCTATCTACCTTGAACATTGAAAAAGGTGATTTCATGTGGTCCACAGACTTCATATTCAATAGAAACAGGGAAGAAATCATTTCCTTACCTAATGGAGATGATATTTCAGCAGGAAGATTCATCGGTCAACCTTTGACTATCTTCTATGATTGGAATAAAATCGGTATTTGGCAAACATCCGAGACTGATTTAGCTACTTCATTTGGTGACAAACCAGGAGAAATCAAGATTGAAGACTTCAATGGAGATGGCAAAATCAATGCGGATGACAGACAATTCTTAGGTTCTGTGGTTCCTGATTTTGCATTGGGTATGACCAACCGATTCACGTACAAAGGTTTTGATCTTTCCTTCTTCCTATATGGTAGATTCGGATTTATGATCCGTTCTCAGTTCCATACAAGTAACAACAGCTTGGCAGGTAGATATAACAACTTAGACATCGATTATTGGACTCCTAATAATCCAACTAATGAGTTCCCTCGACCAAATGTGAACCAAGAAAGTGCAAAATACGCGAGCTCTATGCAGTATTTTGACGGGTCCTTTATCAAAGTGAGAAACATCAATTTCGGTTACAACTTCACTCCTGAAATGGTAAGCAAAATCGGATTCCAAAGCCTTAGAATCTACACTAGTATTCAACAACCATTCATTTTTGCAGAATATAGATCCAAGTACAAAGGGATAGATCCAGAAGTGTTTATGGATGGAGAACAAGGCGTTGCGGCAGGAACAGTCAATTCCAACGTCTCTCCTGCAGTTACTTCTTTCACATTTGGTATTAATGCAAAATTCTAA
- a CDS encoding LacI family DNA-binding transcriptional regulator, which produces MVSGISLKELAAELNLAPSTVSRALNDSYEISEQTKKKVLSMAEKLNYHPNPFARSLRENKSKTIAVIIPERINNFFAQVIDGIESITQEHGYHLLVYCTHEDVEREKKIVSVLLNGRADAIVMSVSSQTSDISHLRKLYDRGLPILFFDRICSEIPTTKFITNDYQSTLEATRHLIQQGCKRPAFLMLSEDISITKERHRGFLAALKEAGIEHNPEFSKVCCQKEERNIEILKELLSQENRPDGILASVEKLALATYQAAKKANVRIPEDLKVISFSNMGIAGLLNPSLTTISQPACCIGEECAKILMKKLTKVNQPDLPNEVITFPSKLTIRASTMAE; this is translated from the coding sequence ATGGTTTCCGGTATAAGTCTAAAGGAGCTGGCTGCTGAGCTTAATCTAGCACCCTCTACGGTTTCGAGAGCTTTGAATGATAGCTACGAAATCAGTGAGCAGACCAAGAAAAAGGTCTTAAGTATGGCTGAAAAGCTGAACTATCATCCCAATCCTTTTGCAAGGAGTCTAAGGGAAAATAAAAGCAAAACCATAGCTGTAATTATTCCTGAGAGAATCAACAATTTCTTTGCTCAAGTAATTGACGGAATTGAGTCGATAACCCAGGAACATGGATACCATCTGCTGGTTTATTGTACCCACGAAGATGTGGAGAGAGAAAAAAAGATTGTCTCGGTTTTATTGAATGGAAGAGCAGATGCCATTGTCATGTCGGTTTCAAGTCAAACGAGCGATATTTCACATCTCAGGAAGTTATACGATAGAGGTTTGCCCATCTTATTTTTTGATAGAATCTGTAGTGAAATACCTACTACTAAATTTATCACTAACGATTATCAAAGCACTTTGGAAGCGACGAGACACCTGATTCAACAGGGTTGTAAACGTCCTGCTTTTTTAATGCTTTCGGAGGATATATCTATCACCAAGGAGAGACATCGGGGTTTTCTAGCTGCTTTGAAAGAGGCTGGGATTGAACATAACCCTGAATTCAGTAAAGTTTGTTGTCAAAAAGAGGAACGGAATATTGAGATTCTTAAAGAACTGTTATCTCAAGAAAATAGGCCAGATGGCATCTTGGCTTCCGTAGAAAAATTAGCCTTGGCCACCTATCAAGCGGCAAAAAAGGCAAATGTGAGGATTCCAGAAGATTTGAAAGTAATCAGTTTTTCAAATATGGGGATTGCGGGATTGTTAAATCCTTCGTTGACCACCATTTCCCAACCAGCTTGCTGTATAGGGGAGGAATGCGCTAAAATCCTGATGAAAAAGTTGACCAAAGTCAATCAACCTGATTTGCCAAATGAAGTGATTACCTTTCCTTCCAAGCTTACGATTCGTGCATCCACGATGGCAGAATAA
- the uxaC gene encoding glucuronate isomerase, whose translation MQTIETQHAFLSEDFLLQNKYASILYHTYAKNQPIIDYHNHLPPSQINSNQTFENISKIWLAGDHYKWRAMRTLGISEKYITGDATDREKFQKWAETVPYTLRNPLYHWTHLELKRYFGIEELLTGENADKIYDQTTEMLQGQDFSTCSLLKKMNVETVCSTDDPTDTLEEHVQFSKKEDDLNLYPAFRPDKAYAVENLETYNQYLIKLGELTIGKLILTFDELIQALEMRVQYFHDRGCRVSDHGLEQLSYFENDLSYDMDGLLEMLRYGNALLPEQVSFFKYRVLKELSKMYHAKGWVQQFHLGALRNTNTRMLRVLGPDTGFDSIGDFDQAKALAQYLNALDSTDQLSRTILYNLNPRDNEVLATMIGNFNDGSIKGKIQFGSGWWYMDQKDGMEKQINTLSNMGLVSCFIGMLTDSRSFLSFPRHEYFRRILCNLFGKDVENGELPWDEAWLGKIIEDICYKNAKNYFDFHPTNIKF comes from the coding sequence ATGCAAACAATAGAAACTCAACATGCATTCTTGTCAGAAGATTTTCTTTTACAAAATAAGTATGCCAGTATACTTTATCACACGTATGCTAAAAATCAACCCATCATAGATTATCATAATCACCTCCCTCCTAGCCAAATTAATTCTAATCAAACCTTTGAAAATATTTCAAAAATATGGTTAGCCGGAGACCATTATAAATGGCGGGCAATGAGGACACTTGGGATTTCTGAAAAATATATCACGGGAGATGCTACTGACCGGGAAAAATTTCAAAAATGGGCTGAAACAGTACCCTACACCCTAAGGAATCCTTTGTACCATTGGACTCATTTGGAGCTAAAGCGATATTTTGGAATTGAGGAATTGCTTACTGGTGAAAATGCGGATAAGATCTATGATCAAACCACAGAAATGCTGCAAGGTCAGGATTTCTCTACTTGTTCCCTACTGAAGAAAATGAATGTGGAAACAGTGTGTTCAACGGATGATCCTACTGATACGCTGGAAGAACATGTACAATTCAGCAAAAAAGAAGACGATTTGAATTTATATCCTGCATTTCGCCCAGATAAAGCCTATGCAGTAGAAAATTTAGAAACCTACAATCAATACCTGATCAAACTCGGTGAATTAACCATTGGTAAGTTGATTCTTACGTTTGATGAATTGATTCAGGCCCTGGAAATGAGAGTCCAATACTTTCATGATCGAGGATGTAGGGTGTCTGACCATGGATTGGAACAATTGTCTTATTTCGAAAATGATCTTTCCTATGATATGGATGGATTGTTGGAAATGCTTCGTTATGGAAACGCCCTGCTACCAGAGCAAGTAAGTTTCTTTAAATACCGGGTATTAAAAGAGCTTTCCAAAATGTACCATGCCAAAGGCTGGGTTCAGCAATTTCACTTGGGTGCATTGAGAAACACAAATACCAGAATGCTTCGGGTACTTGGCCCTGACACCGGTTTTGATTCAATTGGTGACTTTGATCAGGCCAAAGCCTTGGCTCAATACCTCAATGCATTGGACTCAACAGATCAACTTTCAAGAACAATTCTGTATAACCTCAATCCGAGAGATAACGAAGTCTTGGCAACAATGATCGGTAACTTCAACGATGGATCTATCAAAGGAAAGATTCAATTCGGTTCAGGTTGGTGGTACATGGATCAGAAAGATGGGATGGAAAAACAAATCAATACCCTTTCCAACATGGGCTTGGTCAGTTGCTTTATTGGCATGTTGACTGATTCCAGAAGTTTCCTGTCTTTTCCTAGACATGAATACTTCAGAAGAATATTATGTAATCTATTTGGGAAGGATGTAGAGAACGGAGAATTACCATGGGATGAAGCATGGCTTGGTAAAATCATTGAAGATATTTGTTATAAAAATGCCAAGAATTACTTTGACTTCCATCCAACTAACATCAAGTTTTAA
- a CDS encoding Gfo/Idh/MocA family protein produces the protein MKNNRREFIKKSAAATVGLSALGSLGFSAKSYGNIIGANERINVAIAGLGRRLGAYYEPIKLPKTNVNLMYLCDVMESQMTKAAQNFAKHIDYQPKLEGNIMKVLEDKEVDALINATPDHWHAPGTWLASERGKHVYVEKPCSHNPKEGEILIAIQKKYGNVIQMGNQQRSAPESIEIIKAIHAGAIGKVSMAKAFYSNNRGAVVNPTPAAPPEGLDWEMFQGPAPRRAYTHNTWDYNWHWYGWDYGTAETGNNATHELDVARWALQVNYPSKVSTVGGKFHFPEDGWTMYDTLESTYEFENGSVIQWDGKSRNGYSTYGSDRGTIIYGSEGSVYVDRGGYKQFDRSGKLVKENLSANNEGGTQLGGGGDMSTIHVANFFEAIRGNEKQNSTIEEGAVSTLLCHLANISYRTGESLICDPSNGHITNSSKAKALWSREYEKGWEPPKL, from the coding sequence ATGAAAAACAATAGAAGAGAATTTATCAAAAAATCTGCCGCGGCAACTGTGGGCCTTTCTGCTTTGGGAAGTCTAGGTTTTTCAGCCAAAAGTTATGGAAATATTATTGGCGCAAACGAGCGAATCAATGTTGCTATTGCGGGTTTAGGAAGGAGATTAGGAGCCTATTATGAGCCGATTAAACTTCCAAAAACCAATGTGAATTTGATGTATTTATGCGATGTAATGGAATCTCAAATGACCAAAGCAGCGCAGAACTTCGCCAAGCATATTGATTACCAACCCAAACTGGAAGGGAATATCATGAAGGTTTTGGAAGACAAAGAGGTAGATGCCTTAATCAATGCAACTCCAGACCATTGGCATGCCCCAGGCACTTGGTTGGCATCTGAGCGAGGCAAACATGTATATGTAGAAAAACCCTGTAGCCACAACCCCAAAGAAGGTGAGATTCTTATTGCGATCCAGAAAAAATACGGCAATGTCATTCAGATGGGAAATCAGCAACGGTCTGCACCCGAAAGTATTGAGATTATCAAAGCTATTCATGCAGGGGCCATTGGTAAAGTTTCCATGGCAAAAGCATTCTATAGTAATAATAGAGGTGCAGTAGTGAACCCCACTCCTGCCGCTCCACCGGAAGGATTGGATTGGGAAATGTTCCAGGGTCCCGCCCCTCGACGTGCGTACACCCATAATACCTGGGATTACAATTGGCATTGGTATGGTTGGGATTACGGAACTGCAGAAACAGGCAACAATGCCACCCATGAATTGGATGTTGCCAGATGGGCACTTCAGGTAAATTACCCAAGTAAAGTTTCTACCGTGGGTGGAAAATTTCATTTTCCGGAAGACGGTTGGACCATGTATGACACATTGGAGTCTACCTATGAGTTTGAAAATGGAAGCGTAATTCAATGGGATGGAAAAAGTAGAAATGGGTATAGCACCTATGGCTCAGATAGAGGAACCATCATTTACGGCTCAGAAGGATCAGTTTATGTAGATCGAGGAGGATATAAACAATTCGATCGATCAGGAAAACTGGTAAAGGAAAATTTATCTGCCAATAATGAGGGAGGTACCCAGTTAGGTGGTGGGGGTGATATGAGTACCATTCATGTGGCCAATTTCTTTGAAGCGATTCGAGGAAACGAAAAGCAGAATTCTACCATAGAAGAAGGTGCTGTAAGCACATTATTATGCCACTTAGCGAATATTTCTTATCGAACCGGTGAATCCTTGATTTGTGATCCATCGAATGGGCACATCACCAATTCTTCTAAAGCAAAGGCCCTTTGGTCTAGGGAGTATGAAAAAGGTTGGGAGCCGCCAAAATTATAA
- a CDS encoding RagB/SusD family nutrient uptake outer membrane protein translates to MKKLAIKINTWAKSTALLIGISAMSACSGFLDEDVVSQIGNDYLTTPKGLNDGVNAAYSTMRAWYGTERGNNFTIFGTDTYTNGADGSWKFMNTYTNQFDSQNGHAREIWDEFYRGINTCNAVIDRSADVSGVSQDVLLQRISEAKFIRAHHYFILVQLFGGVDLQLSETSVPTKEVTRASVAAVYAAIIQDLEEAIPNLEAKAKSSDFGRATKPAAEHLLGRVYLTKATSEAGEASDYAKAETLFQSVIDNYGFALLPNFGDVHAFGNEINDEVIWSTQYTYDPLTTGGGNNSHVFFLMEYDVQPGMQRDVFNGRPFKRYRPTDYTLNVIFADRENDSRYKNSFVDFFQSNKPGTYNTTFDKSKETVTFAAGDTTIWLPGYNMSESERAKYPYQVLTPELYTERLFPGLKKHKDPGRADRTQFAGGRDYIAFRLADTYLMLAEAQFRQGKMAAATENINMVRRRAAFPGKEAAMEISESELTFEFITEERERELLGEQSRWLDLKRWGILVERVRAYNPQGADNIQDFHVLRPIPQNQIDRAEGNASAFPQNPGY, encoded by the coding sequence ATGAAAAAATTAGCAATAAAAATAAACACATGGGCTAAATCAACAGCCCTCCTAATTGGGATATCAGCCATGTCCGCTTGTAGCGGATTCCTAGACGAGGATGTGGTATCACAAATTGGAAATGACTACCTCACCACGCCTAAAGGGCTCAATGATGGGGTAAACGCAGCGTACAGTACGATGAGAGCTTGGTACGGTACTGAAAGAGGTAATAACTTCACCATTTTCGGTACAGACACCTATACGAATGGTGCAGATGGTTCCTGGAAATTCATGAACACGTACACGAACCAGTTTGACTCTCAGAATGGTCATGCCCGTGAAATTTGGGATGAGTTTTATAGAGGAATCAACACTTGTAATGCAGTAATTGATAGATCCGCAGACGTATCAGGAGTATCTCAAGATGTCTTGTTACAAAGAATTTCCGAGGCGAAGTTCATTAGAGCACATCATTACTTCATCTTGGTTCAATTATTTGGTGGAGTAGACTTACAACTTTCCGAAACATCTGTTCCTACCAAAGAGGTGACAAGAGCATCGGTTGCTGCAGTATATGCTGCGATCATCCAGGATTTAGAAGAAGCTATTCCAAACCTGGAAGCAAAAGCAAAATCCAGTGACTTTGGTAGAGCTACTAAGCCTGCTGCAGAACACTTGTTGGGAAGAGTTTACTTAACCAAAGCAACTTCAGAAGCAGGAGAGGCCTCTGACTATGCAAAAGCTGAGACTTTATTCCAAAGTGTTATTGACAATTACGGATTCGCTTTATTACCTAATTTTGGAGATGTTCATGCCTTTGGAAATGAAATCAATGATGAGGTAATCTGGTCTACTCAATATACCTATGATCCATTGACAACAGGTGGAGGTAATAACTCGCATGTGTTTTTCTTAATGGAATATGATGTTCAGCCTGGAATGCAAAGAGACGTTTTTAATGGTCGTCCATTCAAAAGATATAGACCAACGGATTATACTCTAAATGTGATTTTCGCTGACCGGGAGAATGATTCACGCTATAAAAACTCCTTTGTTGATTTCTTCCAGTCAAATAAACCAGGCACTTATAACACGACGTTTGATAAATCAAAAGAGACCGTAACTTTTGCTGCTGGTGATACCACGATATGGTTGCCAGGTTATAATATGTCAGAATCTGAGCGTGCAAAATATCCATATCAAGTTCTGACTCCTGAATTATATACAGAAAGATTATTCCCAGGTCTAAAAAAACATAAGGATCCAGGAAGAGCGGATAGAACTCAATTTGCTGGAGGTAGAGATTACATCGCCTTTAGATTGGCAGACACTTATCTTATGTTAGCTGAAGCTCAATTCCGTCAAGGTAAAATGGCTGCTGCTACCGAAAACATCAATATGGTCCGAAGAAGAGCAGCTTTCCCAGGGAAAGAAGCAGCAATGGAAATTTCCGAATCTGAATTGACCTTTGAGTTCATCACTGAAGAAAGAGAAAGAGAATTACTTGGAGAGCAAAGCAGATGGTTGGATCTTAAAAGATGGGGGATTTTGGTGGAACGAGTGAGAGCTTATAATCCTCAAGGTGCCGACAACATCCAGGATTTTCACGTGTTGAGACCGATTCCTCAAAACCAAATAGATAGAGCTGAAGGCAATGCAAGTGCATTCCCTCAAAACCCTGGTTATTAA
- a CDS encoding SDR family oxidoreductase translates to MSNTIFSLQGKKIAFSGATGVLGKTMSIHLAKEGADLLVIGRTPAKVEELVAEVKSEGGKAWGYIADVTNETDLAGIVSQIEADHGYIDILINAAGGNMPGAVITPDQSFLDLDTNSLKKVVDLNYLGTVLPTKALLPLMLQKNKGNILNISSMAATRPMTRVLGYASAKAAIDNFTKFMAVELCSKHGPGFRVNAIAPGFFLTEQNRTLLTESDGSLTQRGNQIKTHTPMARFGKPEDLLGALQWLCSDASEFVTGTIIPVDGGFSAYSGV, encoded by the coding sequence ATGAGTAACACCATCTTTTCCCTACAGGGAAAAAAAATAGCTTTCTCTGGAGCAACCGGAGTATTAGGCAAAACCATGAGTATTCATTTGGCCAAAGAAGGGGCTGACCTCTTAGTAATTGGCAGGACTCCGGCTAAAGTAGAAGAATTGGTAGCTGAAGTGAAAAGCGAAGGAGGAAAAGCCTGGGGCTATATTGCGGATGTAACCAATGAAACTGACCTTGCGGGTATCGTCTCCCAAATTGAAGCAGATCATGGCTATATAGACATTTTAATCAATGCCGCAGGAGGTAATATGCCTGGAGCGGTCATCACTCCTGATCAAAGCTTTTTGGATTTAGACACCAATTCTTTGAAAAAAGTAGTGGATTTAAATTATTTAGGAACCGTACTTCCCACCAAGGCATTGTTGCCATTAATGCTTCAAAAAAACAAGGGGAACATCCTAAATATCAGCTCTATGGCTGCAACGAGACCCATGACCCGAGTGTTGGGATATGCCTCTGCAAAAGCAGCTATTGACAATTTTACAAAATTTATGGCTGTAGAACTCTGCTCCAAGCACGGTCCGGGTTTTAGGGTCAATGCGATTGCTCCAGGATTTTTCTTGACTGAGCAAAACAGGACCTTGTTAACGGAATCGGACGGAAGCCTTACGCAGCGAGGAAACCAAATAAAAACGCATACTCCGATGGCAAGATTTGGAAAGCCCGAAGATTTATTAGGAGCACTTCAATGGCTTTGCAGTGATGCCTCTGAATTTGTAACCGGCACCATTATCCCAGTAGATGGAGGTTTCAGTGCCTATTCAGGTGTATAA